The Desulfonatronospira thiodismutans ASO3-1 DNA segment TCCCGGGGCAGGCTCAAAATCCTTCAGCCCTTCAGGCTCAAAAAGATAAATCCCGGGTTTATCAAGCCTGTCCCGGTCCAGGGAGTCAATCCTCTTCCAGAACTTCTGTGCATCCATCTGCCTGCAGTGATGTTCCAGGGCTTTTTCCGGACCAATGACAAGCAGAGCGTGATCCCGGACAAACCTGTCTAAGTCTGCAAGCATGAGCAGTTCCGGGCCAAGGCCGTTGGGATCCCCTGGAGTATACAGAACAAGAGACATAAGTTAGTCTTGTTTCCATCCGGAAATTCTTTATTTCCGGATGCTGAAATTGGTGGTTTTCTTTCCGGAAACGAGGAATTTTTTCTTTTGGCAAGGAAATCAAGCAATTATGAGGAGGCGTATCTTAATACGTTGACGAATAATTGTGTAGATTAACCACGCGAGGCGCGTGGCAGGCTCAGCCAAAAGGAAAAAGAACCGTTTCCGGATGAAAACTAATCTTGAGGGGAAAGCTTCAGACATTCCTGGTAAAAAAGGCAGCCGTGCTGGTCACACTCACCCTCCACCACCCTGGCGAAACAGTCTGAATTGCCCTCGGCAATCTGTATCAGGCGAACCGCCTGTACCTTGCTTACCGCGTAAGGCAGTTTTACGGATCTTTCCCTGGCCAGGTCCCTTATCTCCTTCATTTTCATAACTATAACCTCCACCGGGCATGCTTTTTACACGCCTCAATTATGCTCCTGGAAACCAGGAAATACAAAAATCAGATTTCTCCTGTGCCATCTCCCAGTTCCTGGTACAACCGGGCGTATTCACGGGCGGATCTGGACCAGGAGAAGTCCTGGTGCATTCCACGTACAACCATCTTTTTCCAGGCATCGGCATCCTGGTACAGGGCCAGGGCATTTTGAATCGCACCCCAGAAGGATCTGGCCGTGGGTTCAGGGAATACAAAGCCCGTTGAATTTTCCTCGGGGTAGGGTATTATTGTGTCTTTCAACCCACCCACTGCTGTTGCCACCGGGGGAGTGCCGTAGCGCAGGCTGTACATCTGGGTCAGCCCGCATGGCTCATATCTGGACGGCATGAGAAATATATCCGTGCCGGCCTGTATCTTGTGGGCCATTTCCTCGGTGTACCCCACTATACCAGCCACGTGCCCGGGGTAAGCCTCCACCAGGTTCATGAGCTCGTTCTCGTACTCGGCGTCACCTTCTCCCAGGACCACAATGCCCACATCCTGGCGGACCAGGTCGGGCATAAGCTCGATTAGAAGATCAATGCCTTTCTGGCTGCGAAACCTCCCGATAAACCCCAGGACGGGCCGGGAGAGGAGCCTTTCAGGCAAACAGAGGGTCTCCAGGAGTTCTTTTTTGCACAGGTACTTGCCGTAAAGATCCCTGGAGGAATAGCCGGCCTCCAGATACCTGTCCTTGGACGGGTCCCATACATCGTAGTCGGAACCGTTTAAAATCCCCACAAGGTCCTTACTGCGTTTCTGCAGGACGCTTTCCAGGCCGCAGCCGTATTCAGGAGTCAGGATTTCCTCGGCATAGGACGGACTTACCGTAGTGATCCTGTCTGCGTAGGAAATGCCGCCCTTGAGCAGGTTGAATGAGTCGTAAAACTCAACACCGTCCATACTCCAGGCATCATACGGCAGACCGCAGTCCCAGAAGAGGCGCACGGAAAAACGTCCCTGGAAAGCCAGGTTGTGAATGGTGAAAACGGACCTGGTATTCTTCCAGTACGGGTCGGTCCTGCGCTGGTAATAAAGATAGGGTGAAACCAGGGCTGCATGCCAGTCGTGTGCATGAATTATTCTGGGAGCTTTTCCGAAGGCCTTCATCAGGGACATGGCCGCCCGGCAGAAAAATATGAAACGCTCGCAGTTGTCGAAATAGTCCCCTTTATATGTGCAGTAGTAATACCTGCGGTCAAAGTACTCCCCTCTGTCCAGGAAATAAACAGGCATGCCCCTGAATTCCGCCTGCAGGACATCGGTGGTGATCCCCGGCCAAGGATACCCGACATTCAGGTCCTCGTAAACAAGCCTGGGGCTGTAGGCGCTGGTGGATATGCGGCCGTAAAGCGGTGTAATTACGCATACGTTGTAGCCCATATTGTGAAGAGTCAGGGGCATCACCCCCAGTACATCCGCAAGCCCTCCTGTTTTGGAGAAAGGGTAGATTTCAGAAGCCACAAAACATATATCAGGTGGAGAATACATAAGCCCTCAAGGAAAATTTAGACTGGTTGCCGGTGGTTACTGGTAGTGATCAACAAAGTCGGGAAAATTCTAACTCAATACGCCATAAAAAAGCAAATCAAAAAAATTCTGCTGCCAAAGTAACTATTCACCAGGGTCCGGAGACTTCGCAAACAGGACGTAAAAACTCACTCCTATGAAGCGTAAATC contains these protein-coding regions:
- the glgA gene encoding glycogen synthase GlgA, whose translation is MYSPPDICFVASEIYPFSKTGGLADVLGVMPLTLHNMGYNVCVITPLYGRISTSAYSPRLVYEDLNVGYPWPGITTDVLQAEFRGMPVYFLDRGEYFDRRYYYCTYKGDYFDNCERFIFFCRAAMSLMKAFGKAPRIIHAHDWHAALVSPYLYYQRRTDPYWKNTRSVFTIHNLAFQGRFSVRLFWDCGLPYDAWSMDGVEFYDSFNLLKGGISYADRITTVSPSYAEEILTPEYGCGLESVLQKRSKDLVGILNGSDYDVWDPSKDRYLEAGYSSRDLYGKYLCKKELLETLCLPERLLSRPVLGFIGRFRSQKGIDLLIELMPDLVRQDVGIVVLGEGDAEYENELMNLVEAYPGHVAGIVGYTEEMAHKIQAGTDIFLMPSRYEPCGLTQMYSLRYGTPPVATAVGGLKDTIIPYPEENSTGFVFPEPTARSFWGAIQNALALYQDADAWKKMVVRGMHQDFSWSRSAREYARLYQELGDGTGEI